The Desmonostoc muscorum LEGE 12446 genome includes a region encoding these proteins:
- the argZ gene encoding bifunctional arginine dihydrolase/ornithine cyclodeaminase — MTSRIRFLMCPPDYYDVDYVINPWMEGNIHKSSRDRAVEQWQGLHQILKQHAIVDLVSPEKGWPDLVFTANAGLVLGDNVVLSRFLHKERQGEEPYFKQWFEENGYTVNELPKDLPFEGAGDALLDREGRWLWAGYGFRSELDSHPYLAKWLDIEVLSLRLIDERFYHLDTCFCPLANGYLLYYPGAFDSYSNRLIQMRVAPEKRIAIAEADAVNFACNAVNVESIVIMNKASDALKTRLADVGFQVLETPLTEFLKAGGAAKCLTLRVTEPVRDEIHANVSVESRVIRMEGHLLDAGLINRALDLIVDAGGSFQVLNFNLGEQRQSTSAAEVKVSAPSHEVMEEIISRLIDLGAVDLPQDERDAKLEPVIQNGVAPDDFYVSTIYPTEVRINGQWVKVENQRMDGAIAITQTPNGLKARCKLLRELEIGEQVVTDVLGIRTIRKTESREQRSTQEFSFMSSGVSSERRVELVVEQVAWELRKIRDAGGKVVVTAGPVVIHTGGGEHLAQLIRQGYVQALLGGNAIAVHDIEQNMMGTSLGMDMKRGVAVRGGHRHHLKVINTIRRYGSIAKAVEAGVIKSGVMYECVHNHVPFVLAGSIRDDGPLPDTQMDLIQAQEQYAKNLEGAEMILMLSSMLHSIGVGNMTPAGVKMVCVDINPAVVTKLSDRGSVESVGVVTDVGLFLSLLIQQLDKLTSPYISKVS, encoded by the coding sequence ATGACTTCCCGGATTCGCTTTTTGATGTGTCCTCCCGATTACTACGATGTAGATTATGTGATTAATCCCTGGATGGAAGGGAACATCCATAAATCATCGCGCGATCGCGCCGTAGAACAGTGGCAGGGACTACACCAGATTCTTAAACAACACGCCATTGTAGACTTAGTATCACCTGAAAAAGGTTGGCCTGATTTGGTTTTTACAGCCAACGCTGGTTTGGTACTGGGAGATAACGTTGTCCTTAGTCGTTTTTTACACAAAGAACGTCAGGGAGAAGAACCTTACTTCAAGCAATGGTTTGAGGAAAATGGTTATACAGTCAATGAACTTCCCAAAGATTTGCCATTTGAAGGAGCAGGAGACGCACTGCTGGATCGGGAAGGACGCTGGTTATGGGCGGGATACGGTTTCCGCTCAGAATTAGATTCCCACCCTTACCTAGCCAAATGGCTGGATATTGAAGTACTCTCCCTGCGACTGATAGACGAACGTTTCTATCACTTGGATACCTGCTTTTGCCCCTTAGCAAATGGCTATTTGCTGTACTATCCAGGTGCTTTTGATTCTTACTCCAACCGCTTAATCCAAATGCGAGTCGCACCAGAAAAGCGAATCGCCATTGCCGAAGCTGATGCAGTCAACTTCGCTTGTAATGCGGTGAATGTGGAGAGCATCGTCATCATGAACAAGGCGAGTGATGCTTTGAAAACACGCCTTGCAGATGTGGGTTTCCAAGTGCTGGAAACGCCGCTTACCGAATTTCTCAAAGCTGGTGGTGCGGCTAAATGCCTAACCCTACGGGTGACAGAACCAGTTAGAGATGAAATTCATGCGAATGTCTCGGTAGAAAGCCGCGTCATTCGCATGGAAGGACACTTGCTAGATGCTGGTTTGATTAACCGCGCTCTCGATTTGATTGTAGACGCTGGCGGAAGTTTCCAAGTTCTGAATTTCAACTTGGGAGAACAACGCCAAAGTACCTCAGCCGCTGAGGTGAAGGTATCAGCACCATCCCATGAAGTGATGGAAGAAATCATTTCGCGGTTGATTGATTTGGGTGCTGTAGACTTACCCCAAGATGAGCGGGACGCTAAACTAGAGCCTGTAATCCAAAATGGGGTAGCGCCTGATGATTTCTACGTCAGTACAATTTACCCCACCGAAGTGCGAATTAATGGTCAGTGGGTGAAGGTGGAAAATCAGCGGATGGATGGCGCGATCGCCATTACTCAAACACCCAATGGCTTAAAAGCAAGGTGTAAATTACTACGCGAATTAGAAATTGGCGAACAGGTAGTTACAGACGTGTTGGGTATCCGCACCATCCGCAAAACCGAATCCCGGGAACAACGCAGCACCCAAGAATTCAGCTTTATGTCGTCGGGAGTTTCCAGCGAACGCCGCGTGGAATTAGTCGTGGAACAAGTAGCTTGGGAATTACGTAAAATCCGCGATGCTGGTGGTAAAGTAGTTGTTACCGCTGGCCCTGTGGTGATTCACACTGGTGGCGGCGAACACCTAGCGCAACTAATTCGCCAAGGATATGTACAAGCGCTACTCGGTGGGAATGCGATCGCTGTCCACGACATCGAGCAAAATATGATGGGCACCTCCTTGGGTATGGATATGAAACGGGGTGTCGCCGTCCGTGGTGGACACCGCCATCACCTAAAGGTAATTAATACCATCCGCCGTTATGGTAGTATTGCCAAGGCCGTGGAGGCGGGGGTAATTAAGAGTGGCGTGATGTATGAATGTGTCCACAACCATGTACCTTTTGTGCTTGCTGGTTCAATTCGGGATGATGGGCCTTTACCTGATACCCAAATGGATTTGATTCAAGCACAAGAGCAATATGCCAAAAACTTAGAAGGTGCAGAGATGATTTTGATGCTGTCATCAATGCTACATTCCATTGGCGTGGGCAATATGACTCCGGCGGGGGTGAAAATGGTATGTGTGGATATTAATCCAGCTGTAGTGACTAAATTAAGCGATCGCGGTTCTGTAGAATCAGTGGGTGTGGTGACAGATGTGGGATTATTCCTCAGTCTCTTGATTCAGCAGTTAGATAAATTAACAAGTCCCTATATTAGTAAGGTAAGTTAA
- a CDS encoding AAA-like domain-containing protein: protein MRYQVGGSLRSDDPTYVMRQADEKLYASLKAGDFCYVLNCRQMGKSSLLQRTSHRLRQEGYSCVYLDMTRLGSEDTTPEQWYKGVIISLFYSLNLGEEVNFKEWWKMQSGISSVQKLHQFVEELLLPNIQNKSQIKEKAGGIIIFIDEIDSLLSLNFPVNDFFAWIRHCYNQQASDSNFQRLGFALFGVASPSDLIADKRRTPFNIGTAIELQGFKLHEATPLLKGLQEVISQPQAVLREIIYWTGGQPFLTQKLCQIVAQAALRTSYGTISLLPGTEEFWVEQLVRSQIIEHWEAKDEPEHLRTIRDRLLFYEHRAGRLLGLYQRVLQEEVGEQGSRGAEGQRRRDAPVPLPPVPTDDSLEQTELLLSGLVEKHNGYLKIKNPIYRHVFNAQWVLRQLDNLRPYSQTFNAWIASAYKDESRLLRGQALKDTQNWLQGKSLSDLDYQFLAASQEYERKAVQTALEAARAKEVEARLAQEKKTAKLQRFLLIAVGIGLLVSSSLGVGSFILYRQTLKSAYQAKSSEIRALVSSSEGLFASNRRLDALIEAIKAKHRLQKLGKPNANIERQVNDVLQQAVYGADEYNHFSGHTAAVLAVDVSPDSSLIASASIDQTIKLWRRDGTEVATLKDHKGAVRAIDFSSDSQILASGGEDGTIKLWKRDGTLIKSFKAHTASIWGVAFSPDGQFLASASWDRTVKLWKPDGTLLNTFQGYEMGFGGITFSPDGQILAAGNLDRTVKLWKRNASGWENAKPLQPLLGHTAWVVKVAFTPDGQTIVSGSEDRTVKLWKRDSKNETYREYKTLKGHTAGIWGVALSADGQTIASASLDKTIKLWNIDGTELRTLRGHSASVWGVTFSPDNSFIASAGTENLVRLWQKENPFQKSIIAHEAGIWSIAIAADSSTIATASHENTAKLWNRQGKSLKTFTQSGGAIFEVSFSEDGKLIALRSYDDTVKLKKPDGSLVATYKASLSKLLAAVLSPDGQTIAMANVEKAVEIWKRDRVATPQESRPAPQILKGHEAEVWEVAFSPDSRLIASVSGDGTAKLWTLDGKLLKTLKGHTAAVWRVAFSQDNKMVATGSGDNTVKLWTVDGKLLQTLKGHIAAIWGVAFTPDGKIVASGSVDTTVKLWKLDGTELTTLRGHTAAIRKIAISRDGTMLASGGDDNTLILWNLQRILNLDAPAYGCALVRDYLKTNIAVEQSDRFLCESFNSK from the coding sequence ATGAGATACCAAGTAGGGGGCAGTCTTCGCAGTGATGATCCCACATATGTTATGCGTCAGGCGGACGAAAAACTTTATGCCAGCCTGAAAGCTGGCGATTTCTGTTACGTCTTAAACTGTCGGCAGATGGGCAAATCATCTTTACTACAGCGCACAAGTCATCGCCTCAGACAAGAAGGTTATAGCTGTGTTTACTTGGATATGACCCGTTTGGGTAGTGAAGATACTACACCAGAACAATGGTACAAAGGTGTGATTATTAGCTTGTTCTACAGCTTAAATCTGGGAGAAGAGGTGAATTTTAAAGAATGGTGGAAGATGCAATCAGGCATTTCCTCAGTGCAAAAATTACACCAATTTGTAGAAGAATTGTTACTACCAAATATTCAAAATAAATCTCAGATCAAAGAAAAAGCCGGAGGCATTATTATCTTTATTGATGAGATTGATAGTTTATTGAGTTTAAATTTTCCTGTCAACGATTTTTTTGCGTGGATTCGTCATTGTTACAATCAACAAGCATCTGACTCGAATTTTCAACGTTTAGGATTTGCACTGTTTGGAGTAGCCAGTCCATCTGACTTAATAGCAGACAAACGCCGAACACCTTTTAATATTGGTACAGCGATTGAGTTACAGGGCTTTAAATTACATGAAGCCACGCCATTGCTCAAAGGATTACAGGAAGTCATCAGCCAACCACAAGCAGTACTGCGAGAGATTATTTATTGGACAGGAGGACAGCCGTTTCTAACCCAAAAACTCTGCCAAATAGTTGCCCAGGCTGCCTTGAGAACATCTTACGGAACAATCTCATTACTTCCGGGAACTGAAGAATTTTGGGTGGAACAATTAGTGCGATCGCAGATTATCGAACATTGGGAAGCAAAAGACGAACCAGAACACCTCAGGACAATCCGCGATCGCTTACTTTTTTACGAACACCGAGCAGGAAGATTACTCGGACTTTACCAACGAGTGTTGCAAGAAGAGGTAGGGGAGCAGGGGAGCAGGGGAGCAGAGGGGCAACGGAGAAGAGATGCCCCTGTGCCGCTTCCTCCTGTCCCGACGGATGATAGTTTAGAACAGACGGAACTGTTATTATCTGGTTTAGTTGAAAAACACAACGGCTATCTCAAAATTAAAAATCCCATTTATCGCCATGTTTTCAATGCTCAATGGGTACTCAGGCAGTTAGACAATCTCCGCCCATACTCGCAAACATTCAACGCTTGGATAGCATCAGCTTATAAAGATGAATCACGTCTGTTGCGAGGGCAAGCTCTCAAAGATACTCAAAATTGGCTCCAGGGCAAAAGTCTTAGCGATTTAGATTATCAATTTTTAGCTGCTAGTCAAGAATACGAACGCAAAGCAGTGCAAACGGCATTGGAGGCAGCACGGGCTAAAGAAGTAGAAGCACGACTAGCACAAGAGAAAAAAACTGCAAAATTGCAAAGATTTCTCCTAATTGCAGTCGGTATTGGGTTACTCGTCTCTAGCAGCTTGGGAGTAGGAAGTTTCATTTTGTACCGCCAAACTCTCAAAAGCGCATATCAAGCAAAAAGTAGCGAAATCCGAGCGCTTGTATCTTCTTCTGAAGGACTGTTTGCTTCAAACCGCCGATTAGATGCCCTCATAGAAGCAATTAAAGCCAAGCATAGACTACAAAAACTAGGTAAACCAAACGCAAATATCGAGCGTCAGGTGAATGATGTATTACAGCAAGCAGTTTATGGAGCAGATGAGTACAACCATTTTTCTGGTCATACAGCAGCTGTTTTGGCAGTAGATGTCAGTCCTGATAGTTCTCTGATTGCCTCAGCCAGCATAGATCAAACAATCAAGCTTTGGCGACGTGATGGTACAGAAGTTGCGACTCTCAAAGATCATAAGGGAGCAGTTAGGGCGATCGATTTTAGCTCTGATAGTCAGATACTTGCTTCGGGGGGTGAAGATGGCACCATTAAACTCTGGAAGCGAGATGGTACTCTAATCAAGAGTTTCAAAGCTCACACTGCTTCAATTTGGGGAGTAGCCTTTAGTCCCGATGGTCAATTCCTGGCCTCTGCCAGTTGGGACAGAACTGTGAAACTTTGGAAGCCGGACGGTACATTGCTCAACACGTTTCAAGGTTATGAAATGGGGTTTGGCGGAATCACCTTCAGTCCTGATGGTCAAATCCTTGCTGCCGGCAATCTAGACAGGACAGTAAAACTCTGGAAACGAAACGCTTCGGGCTGGGAAAACGCCAAACCTTTACAACCTCTTTTAGGTCACACCGCTTGGGTTGTGAAAGTAGCTTTTACCCCTGATGGCCAGACTATTGTTTCCGGGAGTGAAGACAGAACTGTGAAACTTTGGAAGCGAGACAGCAAAAATGAAACCTACCGCGAGTATAAAACTCTTAAAGGTCACACTGCGGGGATTTGGGGAGTCGCCTTGAGTGCCGATGGTCAAACTATTGCCTCCGCCAGTCTCGATAAAACAATTAAACTTTGGAACATTGACGGTACAGAACTGAGGACGCTTAGAGGACACAGTGCCTCAGTTTGGGGAGTGACTTTTAGCCCTGATAATAGCTTTATTGCTTCGGCGGGCACAGAAAACCTTGTCAGGCTGTGGCAGAAAGAGAATCCATTCCAGAAAAGTATTATTGCCCATGAAGCCGGGATTTGGTCAATAGCGATCGCTGCCGACAGTTCAACGATCGCCACAGCTAGCCACGAAAACACTGCTAAACTTTGGAATCGCCAAGGCAAATCACTCAAAACTTTCACTCAATCTGGCGGCGCAATCTTCGAGGTTTCATTCAGTGAAGATGGCAAATTAATTGCGCTTCGCTCCTACGATGATACGGTAAAACTCAAGAAGCCAGACGGCAGTTTGGTTGCTACTTATAAAGCTTCTCTGAGTAAACTCTTAGCAGCAGTATTAAGTCCCGACGGACAAACCATCGCTATGGCAAATGTTGAAAAGGCTGTTGAGATATGGAAACGCGATCGCGTAGCGACTCCGCAGGAGTCTCGCCCAGCACCCCAGATCCTCAAAGGACATGAAGCCGAAGTCTGGGAAGTTGCATTTAGTCCAGATAGTCGCCTCATTGCCTCAGTCAGTGGCGATGGTACTGCTAAGTTGTGGACGCTGGATGGCAAGTTGCTCAAAACCCTAAAAGGACATACTGCGGCAGTCTGGAGAGTCGCCTTTAGTCAAGACAATAAAATGGTAGCAACTGGAAGTGGCGACAATACTGTAAAGTTGTGGACAGTGGATGGCAAGTTGCTGCAAACACTCAAAGGTCACATCGCTGCAATTTGGGGAGTAGCCTTTACTCCCGACGGCAAAATAGTCGCTTCTGGTAGCGTAGATACTACTGTTAAACTCTGGAAGCTTGATGGTACAGAACTGACCACCCTCAGAGGACACACCGCAGCCATTAGGAAAATTGCCATCAGCCGCGATGGGACAATGCTTGCTTCAGGAGGTGATGACAACACCCTTATTTTGTGGAATTTACAGCGAATTCTCAACCTAGATGCACCAGCTTATGGTTGCGCTTTGGTGCGGGATTATTTGAAAACGAATATCGCAGTGGAACAGAGCGATCGCTTTCTTTGCGAATCATTCAATAGCAAGTAG
- a CDS encoding AAA-like domain-containing protein gives MKPQKSTRTRGVVLSYVGLKRLQAAILAMEIAENHGQRLTLDKLGDRMNISTKTLTRLLSLDTNVDQKTLKLCFSACNLELTAQDYTILNEADKIQTSQLLSLNLSTEKVGLYQSLLLESFVNEEADQFESFWPYPDGPVPLDSPLYIERPPIEELVYREIIQPGCVIRIKAPKQMGKSSLVLRLLAFAQKQGYQTVNLNCYQIDSDSLTNLNKLLRGFCWHIARELGIDPNLNEMWDEEIGCKLSSSFYLQSYLLKQISSPVVLVLNEVDRFFEYPHIAQEFFVLLRSWCEEAQQNPNWQKLKLVVVYSTEQYATLDINRSPFNIGLPIRLAEFTQEQIEDLARRHGLNWNTSKESSQLMSFVGGHPALIRISLYFLCSQEITLEKLIQEAIANGGIYRYHLWRLWVQLQEKPTLAKTYAQLVTVKQSKFIDPLETYKLDSLGLIRFEGDRILPSCELYRAYFAKQLSTIV, from the coding sequence ATGAAACCACAAAAAAGCACGCGAACGCGGGGAGTTGTGCTGAGTTATGTCGGGTTAAAGCGTTTACAGGCAGCGATTTTGGCTATGGAGATAGCAGAGAATCACGGTCAGCGTTTGACTCTAGATAAGTTGGGCGATCGCATGAATATCTCCACAAAAACACTGACTAGATTGCTATCATTAGATACAAATGTAGACCAAAAAACTTTAAAACTTTGCTTTAGCGCCTGTAATCTAGAATTAACTGCACAAGATTATACAATCCTCAACGAGGCGGATAAGATTCAAACTTCGCAATTGCTCTCATTGAATTTATCTACAGAAAAAGTAGGTTTATATCAATCTTTACTTCTAGAATCATTTGTTAACGAAGAAGCTGACCAATTTGAAAGTTTTTGGCCGTACCCAGATGGGCCTGTACCTCTGGATTCTCCCCTGTATATCGAACGTCCGCCGATTGAAGAATTGGTTTATCGGGAAATAATTCAACCAGGCTGCGTGATTCGGATTAAAGCACCCAAACAGATGGGTAAGAGTTCTCTGGTGCTGCGGCTGTTAGCCTTTGCACAAAAGCAAGGATATCAGACAGTGAATTTGAATTGCTACCAAATCGATTCTGACTCTTTGACTAACTTAAACAAGTTGTTGCGTGGTTTTTGCTGGCATATTGCCAGAGAATTGGGCATAGATCCCAATTTAAATGAAATGTGGGATGAAGAAATTGGCTGTAAGTTGAGTTCCAGCTTTTATTTGCAAAGCTATTTGCTCAAGCAAATTTCAAGTCCAGTAGTTTTAGTATTGAACGAAGTTGACCGCTTTTTTGAATATCCTCACATTGCTCAAGAATTTTTTGTCTTATTGCGTTCGTGGTGTGAGGAAGCACAACAAAATCCCAATTGGCAGAAGTTGAAATTAGTAGTGGTTTATTCTACAGAACAGTATGCCACCCTAGATATTAACCGCTCTCCGTTTAACATTGGATTACCTATCCGTCTTGCAGAATTTACCCAAGAACAGATAGAAGACTTAGCTAGGCGACACGGCTTAAACTGGAATACTAGCAAAGAATCCAGCCAACTGATGTCATTTGTAGGGGGTCATCCAGCACTAATTAGAATTTCGCTATATTTTCTTTGCTCGCAAGAAATTACTCTAGAAAAATTAATCCAAGAAGCGATCGCCAATGGTGGCATTTATCGCTACCATTTATGGCGACTTTGGGTGCAACTCCAAGAAAAACCCACTTTAGCAAAGACTTATGCCCAATTGGTGACGGTAAAGCAAAGTAAATTTATTGATCCTCTTGAGACCTATAAACTTGATAGTTTAGGCTTGATTCGGTTTGAGGGCGATCGCATTTTACCCAGTTGTGAACTTTATCGCGCTTATTTTGCCAAACAACTATCAACAATTGTTTAA
- the rpsO gene encoding 30S ribosomal protein S15, translating into MALTQLRKQEIISNYQVHETDTGSADVQVAMLTERINRLSEHLQANKKDHSSRRGLLKLIGQRKRLLAYIQSESREKYLALIARLGIRG; encoded by the coding sequence ATGGCTCTGACGCAACTGCGGAAACAAGAAATAATTTCCAACTACCAAGTCCACGAAACCGATACTGGTTCGGCCGATGTGCAAGTTGCTATGCTAACTGAACGGATCAACCGCCTCAGTGAACATCTCCAAGCAAATAAAAAAGACCATTCTTCCCGGCGAGGACTGTTGAAGCTAATTGGCCAGCGCAAGCGTCTTTTAGCCTATATCCAGAGCGAAAGCCGGGAAAAGTATCTAGCTTTGATTGCTCGTCTCGGTATTCGGGGTTAA
- a CDS encoding PAM68 family protein yields MPAEESERERLPFEPNKKRQKPPKTQTKPVATPQKPSNQADRKPPYTKEEIAIPKVVSQRMVRRVAAFCGLPTTLGISTLIVSYLLATYSDIKLAPIAVLLVNMGLFGLGVLGITYGVLSASWDEERAGSLLGFGEFGTNWGRMVAVWRETRQKNS; encoded by the coding sequence ATGCCTGCTGAAGAATCTGAACGCGAGCGCTTGCCCTTTGAACCAAACAAAAAGCGCCAAAAACCCCCAAAAACCCAAACTAAACCAGTAGCAACGCCACAGAAACCCAGCAACCAAGCTGATAGGAAGCCGCCTTACACCAAAGAAGAAATAGCGATTCCTAAAGTAGTCAGCCAGCGGATGGTTCGACGAGTGGCTGCATTCTGTGGTCTACCAACAACTTTGGGCATTAGCACCTTAATTGTCAGCTATCTGCTTGCCACCTACTCCGATATCAAATTAGCTCCCATTGCCGTGTTATTGGTAAACATGGGATTATTTGGTTTGGGGGTCTTAGGGATAACTTATGGCGTTCTCTCTGCCTCTTGGGATGAAGAAAGAGCCGGAAGTCTGCTGGGTTTTGGTGAATTCGGCACCAATTGGGGACGAATGGTGGCAGTTTGGCGGGAAACTCGGCAAAAAAACTCTTGA
- the aroF gene encoding 3-deoxy-7-phosphoheptulonate synthase — MIIVMKSGSPDAEINRIDEELTSWGLTPEKIVGKHKVVIGVVGETASLDPLQIQELSPWIEQVLRVEQPYKRASRQFRHGEASEVVVNLPNETVVFGEHHPLIVVAGPCSVENEEMIVETARRVKAAGAKFLRGGAYKPRTSPYAFQGHGESALELLAKAREVSGLGIITEVMDAVDLDKIAEIADVIQVGARNMQNFSLLKKVGAQSKPVLLKRGMAATIEDWLMAAEYILAAGNPNVILCERGIRTFDRQYTRNTLDLSVVPVLRKLTHLPIMIDPSHGVGWSEFVPSMAMAAIAAGTDSLMIEVHPNPAKALSDGPQSLTPDRFDNLMQELAVIGKAVRRWQQPAVALV; from the coding sequence ATGATTATAGTAATGAAAAGTGGTTCCCCGGATGCGGAAATAAACCGCATTGATGAGGAACTAACTAGCTGGGGATTAACTCCAGAAAAAATTGTTGGTAAACACAAAGTAGTTATTGGTGTAGTAGGTGAAACCGCCAGCTTAGATCCGCTACAAATTCAAGAACTTAGTCCCTGGATTGAGCAGGTGTTGCGGGTAGAACAGCCTTACAAACGCGCTAGCCGCCAGTTTCGCCACGGCGAAGCTTCGGAAGTGGTGGTTAACCTCCCGAATGAAACGGTGGTATTTGGTGAACACCACCCCTTGATAGTCGTAGCCGGTCCTTGCTCCGTGGAAAACGAAGAAATGATTGTAGAGACGGCGCGGCGTGTCAAAGCCGCAGGAGCGAAGTTTTTGCGGGGAGGCGCATACAAACCACGGACTTCACCTTACGCCTTCCAAGGACATGGCGAGAGTGCTTTGGAATTATTAGCAAAGGCACGGGAAGTCAGCGGACTAGGTATTATTACAGAAGTAATGGATGCCGTTGACCTGGATAAAATTGCCGAAATTGCTGATGTGATCCAGGTAGGGGCAAGAAATATGCAGAATTTCTCCTTGCTCAAAAAAGTAGGAGCGCAGTCAAAACCAGTCCTCTTAAAGCGGGGAATGGCAGCTACAATTGAAGATTGGTTAATGGCAGCCGAGTATATTTTGGCAGCTGGTAATCCCAATGTCATTTTGTGTGAAAGGGGAATACGCACCTTTGACCGTCAGTATACGCGAAATACACTGGATTTATCAGTAGTGCCAGTGTTGCGAAAGCTGACTCACCTACCAATCATGATTGACCCCAGCCACGGCGTAGGTTGGTCTGAGTTTGTGCCCTCAATGGCAATGGCAGCGATCGCAGCTGGTACAGATTCTCTCATGATTGAGGTTCACCCCAACCCAGCCAAAGCCTTATCCGATGGTCCCCAATCTCTCACACCAGACCGCTTTGATAACTTAATGCAAGAATTAGCAGTAATTGGTAAAGCAGTGAGACGCTGGCAACAACCAGCAGTAGCTCTAGTTTAA
- a CDS encoding HhoA/HhoB/HtrA family serine endopeptidase → MQNQSRDGEHPSNSILSHTADAKYHNPAPWKKAAASLSLVLLGSGMTLAGGYLAGHSQQVSETASNLTVGRVNAAPPLPASTDPNFVTQVVQKVGPAVVRINSSRTVKTQLPDEFNDPFFRRFFGSQLPESQERVERGTGSGFIISADGRILTNAHVVDGADTVTVTLKDGRTLQGKVLGKDELTDVAVVKIQADNLPTVALGNSDQLQPGEWAIAIGNPLGLDNTVTTGIISATGRTSNQIGAPDKRVEYIQTDAAINPGNSGGPLLNYRGEVIGMNTAIIQGAQGLGFAIPITTAQRISSQLIATGKVQHPYLGIQMVGLTPQLKQNINSDPNSGLNVNEDKGVLVVKVMPNSPAAKAGIRAGDVIQKLGGESVTDASSVQKAVENSQVGGDLRLELRRNGQNINLAVQPGSFPTQVQ, encoded by the coding sequence ATGCAAAACCAATCTCGGGATGGAGAACACCCATCAAATAGCATTTTATCCCACACTGCTGATGCCAAATACCATAATCCAGCACCCTGGAAAAAGGCTGCGGCCTCTCTATCACTGGTGCTACTGGGATCGGGTATGACATTAGCAGGCGGCTATCTGGCTGGACACTCTCAGCAGGTGTCTGAGACTGCATCTAATTTGACAGTCGGTCGAGTCAATGCTGCTCCTCCATTACCAGCCAGCACAGATCCTAATTTTGTGACACAGGTGGTGCAAAAGGTGGGCCCGGCAGTAGTACGAATTAACTCTTCCCGAACTGTAAAAACCCAGTTACCAGATGAATTTAACGATCCGTTTTTTCGCCGCTTTTTTGGCTCCCAACTACCAGAATCACAAGAAAGGGTAGAACGGGGTACTGGTTCAGGTTTTATCATCAGTGCTGATGGTCGTATTCTCACGAACGCCCATGTGGTAGATGGGGCGGATACCGTGACAGTGACACTTAAGGATGGGCGCACCTTGCAAGGTAAGGTGCTAGGAAAAGATGAGTTAACCGATGTGGCTGTGGTGAAGATTCAAGCGGATAATCTACCGACAGTAGCCTTGGGTAACTCAGATCAACTGCAACCGGGAGAATGGGCGATCGCGATCGGCAATCCCCTTGGCCTAGATAATACAGTAACAACCGGAATCATCAGCGCCACTGGACGCACTAGCAATCAAATTGGCGCTCCTGATAAGCGAGTAGAGTATATTCAAACTGATGCTGCAATTAATCCCGGTAACTCCGGCGGCCCTCTGCTAAATTACCGTGGCGAGGTAATTGGTATGAATACGGCCATTATCCAAGGCGCACAAGGATTAGGCTTTGCCATTCCCATCACTACAGCACAACGCATTTCCAGTCAATTAATAGCTACAGGTAAAGTCCAACATCCTTATTTAGGAATTCAAATGGTGGGGTTAACGCCTCAGCTAAAACAAAATATCAACTCAGATCCCAATAGTGGTTTGAATGTCAATGAAGATAAAGGTGTATTAGTTGTAAAAGTTATGCCCAATTCCCCAGCCGCTAAAGCTGGAATACGTGCTGGTGATGTCATCCAAAAGCTAGGTGGTGAATCAGTCACAGATGCTAGCAGCGTCCAAAAGGCTGTAGAAAATAGCCAAGTCGGGGGAGATTTACGCCTAGAGTTACGCCGTAATGGCCAGAATATTAACCTAGCCGTACAACCCGGTTCTTTCCCCACACAAGTACAATAA